One region of Nycticebus coucang isolate mNycCou1 chromosome 10, mNycCou1.pri, whole genome shotgun sequence genomic DNA includes:
- the LOC128596025 gene encoding 60S ribosomal protein L13a-like has translation MAEEQVLVLDVRGQLLDHLAAIMAKQVLLGRKVVVVRCEGINISGNFYRNKLKYLAFLHKWRSTNLSCGPYHFRAPSHIFWHTVKGMLPHKTKRSHAALDHLKVFDEIPPPYDKKKQIVVPAALWVVRLKPTRNFAYLGYLAHKVSWKYQAVTATLEDKRKEKAKIHYQKKKQLTRLRKEAKKERGEEN, from the coding sequence ATGGCAGAGGAGCAGGTCCTGGTCCTGGATGTCAGAGGCCAGCTCCTGGACCACCTGGCAGCTATTATGGCCAAACAGGTACTGCTGGGCCGGAAGGTGGTGGTTGTGCGTTGTGAGGGCATCAACATCTCTGGCAATTTTTACAGAAACAAGTTAAAGTACCTGGCCTTCCTCCACAAATGGAGGAGCACCAACCTATCCTGTGGCCCCTACCATTTCCGGGCCCCCAGCCACATTTTCTGGCACACTGTAAAAGGCATGCTACCCCATAAGACCAAGCGCAGCCATGCTGCCCTGGACCACCTCAAGGTATTTGATGAGATCCCACCACCCTATGACAAGAAAAAACAGATAGTGGTTCCTGCTGCACTTTGGGTTGTGCGTCTAAAGCCTACAAGAAACTTTGCCTACCTGGGGTACCTGGCACACAAAGTTAGCTGGAAGTACCAGGCAGTGACAGCAACCCTGGAGgacaagaggaaggagaaggctaAGATCCACTACCAGAAGAAAAAGCAGCTCACGAGGCTACGGAAAGAGGCCAAAAAAGAACGTGGAGAAGAAAATTGA
- the LOC128596391 gene encoding LOW QUALITY PROTEIN: uncharacterized protein LOC128596391 (The sequence of the model RefSeq protein was modified relative to this genomic sequence to represent the inferred CDS: substituted 2 bases at 2 genomic stop codons): MMGQTVTTPLSLTLDHWTEVKRRGRDLSVEVKKGPWQTFCSSEWPTFNVGWPSGGTFDLSLIFAIKEIVFQRGPGAHPDQQPYIIVWQDLVQNPPPWVWPWTATSRPPSNPRVLAVQSSGSRKGSDSSDPPKKIYPEIQTDHLLLDPLPPPPPYPPALAPIGGQGGPASPDPAIVPSAPPGEPSLGPAQGTRSHRRGGMSPDTTVALPLRAYGPPPVATDEGPPPLQPLQYWPFSSADLYNWKTNHSPFSEDPQCLTGLVESLMFSHQLTWDDCQQLIQTLFTTEERERILLEARKNVLGADGRPTQLPNIIEAAFPLSRPDWDFNTAEGRERLTVYRQALVAGLRGAARRPTNLAKVREVIQGATEPPSVFLERLMEAFRRYTPFDPASEGQRASVVMTFTGQSAVDIKRKLXSTEGLQDYTLQDLVKEAEKVYHKRETEEEKEQRKEKEREERENKRDRRQEKNLTRILAAVVGEKSQEQTQGRTKKSGSLGNRVPLDKDQCAYCKEKGHWARECPKKRKKVLALEKEDXRGRGSEPLPEPRVILKVEGKPVEFLVDTRGQHSVLFEPSGPVSKKKSWVVGATGYQQYSWTTQRSVDLGVGRVTHSFLIIPECPAPLLGRDLLTKMEAQVTFTPDGPEVTQNKRVTALTMRLEDEHRLFEKQWEKGTSLIHDWLASSDTPLIGGCPMPA; the protein is encoded by the exons atgatgggacagactgtgacaacccctctgagtttgactctagatcactggactgaagtgaagagaagaggtcgtgacctgtcagtagaggttaaaaaaggcccatggcagactttctgctcctcggagtggcccacttttaacgtcggctggccctcaggaggaacctttgacttatctcttatttttgctatcaaagagattgtttttcagagaggaccaggagcccatccggatcaacaaccttacatcatagtctggcaggacctggtgcagaatccgcccccctgggtttggccatggactgccacatccaggcccccgtctaatcctcgggtgctcgctgtccaatcttccggttccagaaaagggagcgacagctcggacccccctaagaagatctacccagaaattcagactgatcatcttctcctcgaccctctgcccccacctcccccataccctcccgccttggctcctatcggggggcagggaggaccagcatcgccggatccaGCGATTGtcccctctgcacccccaggggaaccttcactggggcccgcacaaggtaccaggagtcaccgccggggaggaatgtctcccgacactactgttgccctgcccctgagggcatacggccccccgccggtggcaacagatgagggaccacctcctctccagcccctccagtactggccattttcttccgcagacctgtataactggaaaactaatcactcccctttttcagaagacccccaatgcctgactgggctggtagagtccctgatgttctctcatcagctcacatgggatgactgccagcagctcatacagactctcttcactactgaagagagggagaggattttactagaagctaggaagaatgtactcggggcggacgggcgtcctacccagctccccaacatcatcgaggctgcctttcccctctccagacctgactgggacttcaacacggcagaaggtagggagcgactgacagtctatcgccaggctctagtggctggcctccgtggggcggcaagacgccccactaatttggctaaggtaagagaagtaatacagggggccacggaacccccctcagtgtttcttgagcgcctaatggaagcttttaggcgctacaccccatttgaccctgcctctgaaggacagagggcttccgtggttATGACTTTCacagggcagtcagctgtagacattaaaagaaagctgtagAGTactgaaggattgcaggactataccttgcaggatttagttaaggaagctgagaaagtataccataaaagagaaactgaggaagaaaaagagcagagaaaggagaaagagagagaggaaagggaaaataagagagaccgaagacaggagaaaaacttaacacggattttggccgcagtagtaggggagaagagccaagaacaaacccaaggtagaactaagaagtcaggtagcctgggcaaccgcgtcccgttagataaggatcaatgtgcctactgtaaggagaaggggcactgggccagggaatgtcctaaaaaaaggaagaaagtactggccttagagaaagaagattagcggggacggggctcggaacccctccccgagcccagggtaatacttaaggtggaggggaagccagttgagttcctagtagacaccagaggtcaacactcagtcctatttgaaccatcaggacccgtctccaagaaaaaatcctgggttgtaggggccacagggtatcagcagtactcatggactacccaaagatcagtagatctgggagtgggacgggtaacccactcattcttaattatccctgagtgccctgcgcccctccttgggagagatttacttaccaaaatggaagcccaggtcactttcactcctgatggcccagaggtaacccagaataagagagtaacagccctgaccatgcgtttggaggatgaacatagactctttgaaaagcaatgggagaaagggactagtctcatacatgactggctag catcatcagacaccCCCCTGatcggtggctgtccaatgcccgcatga